A region of Leclercia adecarboxylata DNA encodes the following proteins:
- a CDS encoding ABC transporter substrate-binding protein, whose translation MMNKLLSGVIASLLFSCTSVWAQSPVELRMSWWGGNSRHQATLKALEAFEKAHPEIKVKAEYTGWDGHLSRLTTQMASGTEPDVMQTNWPWLIIFSKNGEGYYDLDKLKAELDLSQYQAQDLQSTTVKGKLNGLPISVNAPVFYYNDVTWQKAGLAYPKTWDDFFAAGKIFQQKLGNNYYPYAMVDQDVILLLNAYMMQIHQKPMFNSDGTFAWNDAQWVEAFGFVKRLSDDHILPSPKTLSSYGKGNLYEMKPWINGEWGGLFTWNITIRMFANNMTPPAKLVLGDYVMQPGTQESGVYFKTAQMLSVAKSTKHPKEAAILVNYLLNDPQSVQALGLERGIPLNKAAKTQLTEKGVIDPGDPVIAGLRQAQSLHTTVVATPYIEDLQVIDQFTSAREKLEQGQPPAQVAADFRQKVERIVRRLNR comes from the coding sequence ATAATGAATAAACTCCTGTCAGGTGTCATCGCATCGCTGTTATTTTCCTGTACCTCTGTCTGGGCGCAGTCGCCCGTTGAATTACGCATGTCGTGGTGGGGTGGCAACAGCCGTCACCAGGCCACATTAAAGGCGCTGGAAGCCTTTGAGAAAGCTCATCCGGAGATCAAAGTGAAGGCCGAATACACCGGCTGGGACGGACATCTTTCGCGCCTGACCACCCAGATGGCGAGCGGCACCGAGCCGGATGTGATGCAGACCAACTGGCCGTGGCTGATTATTTTTTCCAAAAACGGCGAAGGGTATTACGACCTGGATAAGCTGAAAGCGGAGCTCGATTTAAGTCAGTACCAGGCGCAGGATCTGCAGTCGACCACGGTGAAAGGCAAGCTCAACGGCCTGCCGATTTCGGTCAACGCTCCGGTCTTTTATTATAACGACGTTACCTGGCAGAAAGCCGGGCTGGCGTATCCTAAAACCTGGGATGACTTCTTCGCCGCCGGGAAGATCTTCCAGCAGAAGCTGGGCAACAACTACTACCCCTACGCCATGGTCGATCAGGATGTCATTCTGCTGCTCAATGCATACATGATGCAGATCCATCAGAAGCCGATGTTCAACAGCGACGGCACCTTCGCCTGGAACGACGCCCAGTGGGTCGAGGCCTTCGGCTTTGTGAAGCGCCTGAGCGACGACCACATTCTGCCGTCGCCAAAAACCCTCTCCTCCTACGGCAAAGGCAACCTCTATGAAATGAAGCCGTGGATCAACGGCGAGTGGGGCGGCCTGTTCACCTGGAACATCACCATCCGCATGTTTGCCAACAACATGACGCCACCGGCGAAGCTGGTGCTGGGCGACTACGTGATGCAGCCCGGCACGCAGGAGTCCGGGGTATACTTCAAAACGGCGCAGATGCTGTCGGTGGCGAAATCCACTAAACACCCGAAAGAGGCGGCCATTCTGGTGAACTACCTGCTCAACGATCCGCAGTCGGTGCAGGCTCTGGGGCTGGAACGGGGCATTCCGCTCAACAAGGCGGCAAAAACGCAGCTAACGGAGAAAGGGGTGATTGACCCGGGCGATCCGGTAATTGCGGGCCTGCGTCAGGCGCAGTCCCTGCACACCACGGTCGTCGCCACGCCCTACATCGAAGATTTGCAGGTGATCGACCAGTTCACCTCGGCGCGGGAAAAGCTGGAGCAGGGTCAGCCGCCCGCCCAGGTCGCGGCAGATTTCCGCCAGAAGGTGGAGCGGATTGTGCGCAGACTTAACCGTTAG
- a CDS encoding Gfo/Idh/MocA family protein → MKKYALVGTGGRAGLYISAIGGAWRENARLVAFCDTNKTRMHYANQLLKNEGAAPVSTWQATQFEEMIRETRPDVVIVTTMDRTHDDYIVRALHAGCDVITEKPMTIDEQRALRILDAIEETGRTVRVAFNYRYAPHHSKVRELLMQGVIGKVTSVHFEWLLNTEHGADYFRRWHREKRNSGGLLVHKSTHHFDLMNFWLGSYPERVYAEGSLQFYGRENAEQRGVTQFYPRAHGFAEAKDDPFALNMAENAQLKALYLDAEHEDNYFRDQSVFSDGITIEDTLSVLVKYQNQVQLTYSLNAYLPWEGLNVVFNGTEGRLEMKIVEKSYVNAGGERENEGSLEQCDLTVFPMFAEPWKAEFSLGEGGHGGGDNAMLADLFGTPGEDPLQRAADHRAGAMSILTGIAGNLSMQQQRPVNFKEFELVSRLTKR, encoded by the coding sequence ATGAAAAAATATGCTCTGGTCGGAACCGGCGGTCGCGCGGGTTTATATATTTCCGCCATCGGTGGCGCCTGGCGGGAAAATGCCAGACTGGTCGCGTTCTGTGATACTAACAAGACGCGCATGCACTACGCCAACCAGTTATTAAAAAACGAAGGGGCGGCGCCGGTTTCCACCTGGCAGGCAACCCAGTTTGAAGAGATGATCCGCGAGACGCGTCCCGATGTGGTTATTGTCACCACCATGGACCGCACCCACGATGATTACATCGTGCGCGCGCTGCACGCCGGATGCGATGTGATCACCGAAAAGCCGATGACCATCGACGAGCAGCGCGCCCTGCGCATTCTCGACGCCATCGAAGAGACCGGCCGCACCGTGCGCGTGGCCTTCAACTACCGCTACGCCCCGCACCACAGCAAAGTGCGCGAACTGCTGATGCAGGGGGTGATTGGCAAGGTGACCTCCGTTCACTTTGAGTGGCTGCTCAACACCGAACACGGCGCGGATTACTTCCGCCGCTGGCACCGGGAAAAACGCAACAGCGGCGGCCTGCTGGTGCATAAATCCACCCACCACTTCGACCTGATGAACTTCTGGCTCGGCAGCTACCCGGAGCGGGTTTACGCCGAGGGCAGCCTGCAGTTCTACGGCAGGGAGAATGCTGAGCAGCGCGGCGTGACGCAGTTCTACCCGCGCGCCCACGGCTTTGCCGAAGCCAAAGACGATCCTTTTGCGCTGAATATGGCAGAGAACGCGCAGCTTAAGGCGCTCTATCTGGATGCCGAGCATGAAGATAATTACTTCCGCGACCAGAGCGTGTTCAGCGACGGGATCACCATCGAAGACACCCTATCGGTGCTGGTGAAATACCAGAACCAGGTCCAGCTCACCTACTCCCTCAACGCCTATCTGCCGTGGGAAGGGCTGAACGTGGTCTTTAACGGCACCGAAGGGCGACTGGAGATGAAAATCGTTGAGAAGTCCTACGTCAACGCCGGGGGCGAACGGGAAAACGAGGGCAGCCTCGAGCAGTGCGATCTCACCGTCTTCCCGATGTTCGCCGAACCGTGGAAAGCGGAGTTCAGCCTCGGTGAAGGGGGCCACGGCGGCGGCGACAATGCCATGCTGGCCGACCTGTTTGGCACGCCGGGAGAGGATCCGCTCCAGCGCGCGGCCGACCATCGCGCCGGTGCCATGTCTATCCTTACCGGGATTGCGGGCAACCTCTCCATGCAGCAGCAGCGCCCGGTGAACTTCAAGGAGTTTGAGCTGGTTTCCCGTCTGACGAAACGTTAA
- the actP gene encoding cation/acetate symporter ActP, with protein MKRVLTALAATLPFAANAADAIGGAVERQPTNWQAIVMFLIFVVLTLYITYWASKRVRSRNDYYTAGGNITGFQNGLAIAGDFMSAASFLGISALVYTSGYDGLIYSLGFLVGWPIILFLIAERLRNLGRYTFADVASYRLKQGPIRTLSACGSLVVVALYLIAQMVGAGKLIQLLFGLNYHVAVVLVGVLMVMYVLFGGMLATTWVQIIKAVLLLFGASFMAFMVMKHVGFSFNNLFSEAMAVHPKGEAIMSPGGLVKDPISALSLGLGLMFGTAGLPHILMRFFTVSDAREARKSVLYATGFMGYFYILTFIIGFGAIMLVGANPAFKDAAGALIGGNNMAAVHLADAVGGNLFLGFISAVAFATILAVVAGLTLAGASAVSHDLYANVWRKGASERDELKVSKITVLVLGVVAILLGILFENQNIAFMVGLAFSIAASCNFPIILLSMYWSKLTTRGAMVGGWLGLLTAVILMILGPTIWVQILGHEKAIFPYEYPALFSIAVAFIGIWIFSATDNSAEGNLEREKFRAQFIRSQTGLGVEQGRAH; from the coding sequence ATGAAGAGAGTCCTGACGGCGCTTGCCGCCACCCTCCCCTTTGCGGCAAATGCCGCCGATGCCATTGGCGGCGCGGTGGAACGCCAGCCAACCAACTGGCAGGCGATTGTGATGTTCCTGATCTTCGTGGTGCTGACGCTGTACATTACTTACTGGGCGTCAAAACGCGTGCGCTCCCGCAACGATTACTATACCGCGGGCGGCAACATTACCGGTTTCCAGAACGGGCTGGCGATTGCCGGTGACTTTATGTCGGCGGCCTCGTTCCTTGGCATCTCCGCGCTGGTCTACACCTCCGGCTACGACGGGCTGATTTACTCCCTCGGCTTCCTCGTCGGCTGGCCAATTATTCTGTTCCTGATCGCCGAACGTCTGCGTAACCTCGGGCGCTACACCTTTGCCGACGTGGCCTCCTATCGCCTGAAGCAGGGGCCGATCCGTACCCTTTCCGCCTGCGGCTCGCTGGTGGTGGTGGCCCTGTACCTGATCGCCCAGATGGTAGGTGCCGGTAAGCTGATCCAGCTGCTGTTCGGCCTGAACTACCATGTCGCGGTGGTGCTGGTGGGCGTGCTGATGGTGATGTACGTCCTGTTTGGCGGCATGCTCGCCACCACCTGGGTGCAGATCATCAAAGCTGTGCTGCTGCTGTTCGGTGCCAGCTTTATGGCCTTTATGGTGATGAAGCACGTCGGCTTCAGCTTCAATAACCTGTTCAGCGAAGCAATGGCGGTTCACCCGAAAGGCGAAGCCATCATGAGCCCGGGCGGGCTGGTGAAAGATCCGATCTCGGCGCTGTCGTTAGGCCTCGGCCTGATGTTTGGTACTGCGGGCCTGCCGCACATTCTGATGCGTTTCTTCACCGTGTCAGATGCGCGTGAAGCGCGTAAGAGCGTGCTCTATGCCACCGGCTTTATGGGTTACTTCTATATCCTGACCTTTATCATCGGCTTCGGCGCCATCATGCTGGTGGGTGCAAACCCGGCCTTCAAGGATGCGGCGGGCGCGCTGATTGGCGGCAACAACATGGCGGCGGTGCACCTGGCTGACGCGGTGGGCGGCAACCTGTTCCTCGGCTTTATCTCCGCCGTGGCCTTCGCCACCATCCTGGCGGTGGTGGCGGGCCTGACCCTGGCCGGAGCCTCTGCGGTCTCCCACGACCTCTATGCCAACGTCTGGCGTAAAGGCGCTTCCGAGCGCGATGAGCTGAAAGTCTCCAAAATCACCGTCCTGGTGCTGGGTGTGGTGGCGATCCTGTTGGGTATCCTGTTCGAAAACCAGAACATCGCCTTTATGGTGGGACTGGCCTTCTCGATTGCGGCGAGCTGTAACTTCCCGATCATTCTGCTCTCCATGTACTGGTCAAAACTGACCACCCGTGGTGCGATGGTTGGCGGCTGGCTGGGCCTGCTGACGGCGGTGATCCTGATGATCCTCGGCCCGACCATCTGGGTGCAGATCCTCGGTCACGAAAAAGCCATCTTCCCTTACGAATACCCGGCGCTGTTCTCCATCGCGGTGGCGTTCATTGGGATCTGGATCTTCTCCGCCACGGATAACTCGGCGGAAGGGAATCTGGAGCGTGAGAAGTTCCGCGCCCAGTTTATCCGTTCCCAGACTGGCCTCGGCGTTGAGCAGGGCCGCGCGCACTAA
- a CDS encoding DUF485 domain-containing protein: MNENICQQIENSAHYRELVDKRQRFAFMLSIIMLIIYVGFILLIAFAPHWLGTPLHAGTSVTRGIPIGIGVIVISFVLTAVYVIRANGEFDRLNKAVLREVKAS, translated from the coding sequence ATGAATGAAAATATTTGTCAGCAGATAGAGAACAGTGCGCACTACAGGGAGCTCGTGGATAAACGGCAACGGTTTGCCTTCATGTTATCTATCATCATGTTAATCATTTACGTTGGCTTTATTCTGCTTATTGCCTTCGCCCCACACTGGCTCGGTACCCCATTACATGCGGGTACCAGCGTGACCCGCGGCATCCCTATCGGTATCGGCGTGATCGTGATTTCGTTCGTGCTGACCGCGGTGTATGTCATTCGTGCTAACGGTGAGTTCGACCGTCTGAATAAAGCGGTTCTGCGTGAGGTAAAAGCATCATGA